Proteins encoded within one genomic window of Companilactobacillus sp.:
- a CDS encoding amino acid biosynthesis protein: MKIHTLGPSATDSYAAATQYNKEELLGKAKIIGHPSFENILTNLNAYSRDYLLIPAAFKSPKLQESWGDIHYEKLDQMELENCFMTNLDPLVVVKNTDVDNGIGYTHAATKQLLEQTVGNGIEVMTAPSKYDAYQRYLANDAEYVLTNEKNVTLNSNEKIIKRLTPSMVWCLYQIA, translated from the coding sequence ATGAAAATTCATACATTAGGACCAAGTGCTACAGATAGCTATGCGGCAGCAACTCAGTACAATAAAGAAGAATTGCTAGGTAAGGCGAAAATTATTGGTCATCCAAGTTTCGAAAATATTCTCACTAATCTAAACGCATATTCACGCGATTATTTATTGATTCCAGCAGCATTCAAGTCACCCAAGCTTCAAGAAAGTTGGGGCGATATTCATTATGAAAAACTCGATCAAATGGAGTTGGAGAATTGCTTCATGACAAATCTAGATCCATTAGTGGTAGTTAAGAATACTGATGTCGACAACGGCATCGGCTACACGCATGCAGCCACCAAACAACTTCTAGAACAAACTGTCGGCAACGGAATTGAAGTCATGACAGCACCAAGCAAATACGATGCGTATCAACGATATTTGGCGAACGATGCAGAATACGTCTTGACGAATGAAAAGAATGTCACGCTAAATAGCAATGAAAAAATCATCAAGAGACTAACGCCCTCGATGGTATGGTGTCTTTATCAAATAGCATAA
- a CDS encoding AbiH family protein codes for MNLTFLVGNGFDIANGLPTRYVDFFNGFQHNPDNKLYEIIDNDVEKWSDFEINLGEFTKTDKFKLLYEQNNKNFNTDINEIISNLNDYLIECEDSVNFHESDDFLEKRNDDLMNFTRDLKPIQSQKIDDLIFSSNVTNVNFVNFNFTTLLDKIFDDISDFPVVDNANEKKTIFKIGSVVHPHGEIQLYPLIGVNDESQIEISELDELAKKILIKPVAVENIGNGIVQKIENGINRSDVIYIFGMSLGETDKIWWEKILHWMIEDKKHILIVSNYSPDFSYVNLMDMLVNEGEIKSKLIRYLSDKSNEDIFDNQLFVVNNPSIFEYKKYIQKKKDEISVKD; via the coding sequence ATGAATTTAACTTTTCTTGTTGGTAATGGTTTTGATATTGCAAATGGATTACCAACTAGATATGTAGATTTTTTTAATGGATTTCAGCACAATCCGGATAACAAATTATATGAAATAATAGATAATGATGTTGAAAAATGGTCAGATTTTGAAATTAATTTGGGGGAATTTACAAAAACTGACAAATTTAAATTATTATATGAACAAAATAATAAAAATTTTAATACAGATATCAACGAGATAATTTCAAATTTAAATGATTACTTGATTGAATGTGAGGATAGTGTGAACTTTCATGAAAGTGATGATTTTCTTGAGAAAAGGAATGATGATTTGATGAACTTCACAAGAGATCTCAAACCGATTCAATCCCAAAAAATTGATGATTTGATATTTAGTTCAAATGTAACTAATGTTAATTTTGTCAATTTTAACTTCACAACATTGTTGGATAAAATATTTGATGATATTTCGGATTTTCCAGTTGTTGATAATGCTAATGAAAAGAAAACGATATTTAAAATTGGAAGTGTGGTTCATCCACACGGAGAGATTCAATTATATCCGCTTATTGGAGTGAATGATGAAAGCCAGATTGAAATTTCAGAATTAGATGAGCTAGCTAAAAAAATATTAATAAAACCAGTGGCGGTTGAAAATATTGGAAATGGCATTGTTCAGAAAATTGAAAATGGAATTAATAGGAGTGATGTGATATATATATTTGGGATGTCTCTAGGAGAAACTGATAAAATTTGGTGGGAAAAAATCCTCCATTGGATGATAGAGGATAAGAAACATATACTTATTGTATCTAATTATTCTCCTGATTTTAGTTATGTAAATTTGATGGATATGTTAGTTAATGAGGGAGAAATCAAATCTAAGTTAATCAGATATTTATCAGATAAAAGTAACGAAGATATTTTTGATAATCAATTATTTGTTGTAAATAATCCATCAATATTTGAATATAAGAAATACATACAGAAAAAGAAAGATGAAATATCTGTCAAAGATTAA
- a CDS encoding CAP domain-containing protein — MKFGKIALLALSASAILGVSSVVSPVGSLGGTQEVQADSNLDISAYRKSNINTINTIRTSNGLPAFNENSTLDSYAQERAEYLANLGHLDHHAGKDESRIVPYNAVSSENLAMLPMGNRSNKSVQAISNEAVTTWWEDTGIANYGHRKTILDAFVDSIGAGVAQQPGTENYVVVIETGIDKSSLDALVAQNSDFYYKQYAPDFNGAGLGSYAKYSWDEKSGLADVNVPDSNTSHIWLLDIATLSGYHTLDVVSNNQALYSQTGKVSNRMLGSNTSWYTDKVAIDPQGNQYFRVSTDEWVKRTSDIAFH; from the coding sequence ATGAAATTTGGAAAAATAGCATTACTAGCACTATCAGCTTCAGCAATTTTGGGAGTGTCTTCAGTTGTTAGTCCAGTTGGATCATTAGGGGGAACACAAGAAGTCCAGGCAGATTCTAATCTTGATATTAGTGCTTATCGCAAAAGTAATATCAACACGATTAATACAATCAGAACTAGCAACGGTCTTCCTGCATTCAATGAAAACTCAACATTGGACAGTTATGCTCAAGAAAGAGCTGAATATCTGGCCAATTTAGGTCACCTTGACCATCATGCCGGCAAAGATGAATCTCGAATTGTGCCTTACAATGCAGTTAGTTCTGAGAATTTAGCCATGCTTCCTATGGGCAATCGATCAAATAAAAGCGTACAGGCCATATCTAACGAAGCAGTCACTACTTGGTGGGAAGATACTGGTATTGCAAACTATGGTCATAGAAAAACCATTCTAGATGCATTTGTTGATTCCATTGGGGCAGGCGTCGCACAACAACCCGGTACAGAAAATTACGTTGTGGTTATTGAAACTGGAATCGATAAATCTAGTTTGGATGCATTAGTTGCACAAAACTCTGATTTTTACTATAAGCAATACGCTCCAGATTTTAATGGTGCTGGATTAGGTTCATATGCCAAATATTCTTGGGATGAAAAATCAGGATTAGCTGATGTCAATGTTCCTGATTCCAATACCTCACACATATGGCTACTTGATATCGCAACGTTATCTGGTTACCACACCTTAGATGTTGTATCAAACAATCAAGCTCTTTATAGTCAAACAGGTAAAGTTTCAAATCGTATGCTCGGAAGCAATACTAGCTGGTACACTGACAAAGTTGCCATCGATCCTCAAGGGAACCAATACTTTAGAGTTTCTACTGATGAATGGGTAAAACGTACTTCAGACATAGCTTTCCATTAA
- a CDS encoding DUF2075 domain-containing protein, translating into MEKISAPIVKKIEYGKKSIEEMDQQFADFGQNDLILNYPTVYIVEDKSSHNAYSVYVGETTDIKRRSLEHLKNDVGAGTDNDTASQKFWEKIDKSKTSEMYIIGHDHFNKSLTLDIENKLIHYMSSIDSVKLDNGRTNPQNSYYTEDELNAIFSKIWKKLRNDNKELFPLERVIQDSAIFKASPFHKLTVEQLRAKDEILMKIEEALNRDKSGQLILINGSAGTGKTVLLSSLFFELAKSSQTDDNKILEGSNNYLLVNHDQQLKVYQQIAEKLDLKGDGTVVSKPTKFINDHTEDEKADVVLIDEAHLLWTQGKQSYRGKNQLQDILNRAKVVVAVFDERQILSREQYMDSEDMHKLVLGTQIEGNYIKLHNQMRINANSDTVNWIRNLIDNQVVTNIPRDDKYELKVFDNPENMYEAIKEKSKDVENGISRMLATFDWPYVDAKKPDDSQYWNVTIGDFSMPWNLQLPRIRDRKINYKNLSWAEQQQTIDEVGSTFTIQGFDLNYAAVIIGPSVKYRNGKVVFDRTASQNKKAIQKRTYKGEKIDASEDLLKNELNVLITRGVNGLYVYAVDEQLQDALLKAQKGDIN; encoded by the coding sequence TATATGTTGGTGAAACTACTGATATTAAGCGAAGGTCATTGGAGCATCTGAAAAACGATGTCGGTGCTGGAACGGATAATGATACGGCTTCTCAAAAATTTTGGGAGAAAATAGACAAATCTAAAACTTCCGAAATGTACATTATTGGACATGATCACTTTAATAAATCATTGACCTTAGACATAGAAAATAAGTTGATCCATTACATGTCTAGCATCGATTCCGTTAAGTTGGATAATGGCAGGACCAATCCGCAGAACAGCTATTATACCGAAGATGAATTGAATGCCATCTTCAGTAAGATTTGGAAAAAATTGCGTAATGATAACAAAGAACTTTTTCCATTGGAACGAGTTATTCAGGATTCCGCAATTTTTAAAGCCTCGCCATTTCATAAGCTGACAGTCGAGCAGCTACGTGCAAAAGATGAGATCTTGATGAAAATTGAAGAAGCATTGAACCGTGACAAGTCAGGACAACTGATTTTGATCAATGGGAGTGCAGGAACCGGGAAAACCGTATTATTGAGTAGCCTATTTTTTGAATTGGCTAAGTCCTCTCAAACTGATGATAACAAGATCCTTGAAGGGTCGAATAATTATCTGTTAGTTAATCATGACCAACAATTGAAGGTGTATCAACAAATTGCCGAAAAATTAGATTTAAAAGGCGATGGAACGGTAGTCTCGAAACCCACAAAATTTATCAATGATCATACTGAAGATGAAAAAGCCGATGTGGTTTTAATCGATGAGGCGCATCTGTTGTGGACACAAGGAAAGCAGTCTTATCGAGGAAAAAATCAATTGCAGGATATCTTGAATCGTGCCAAAGTTGTTGTCGCCGTGTTTGATGAACGTCAAATTTTGTCGCGTGAACAATACATGGATTCAGAAGACATGCATAAATTAGTTCTAGGTACGCAGATTGAGGGAAATTACATCAAGCTACACAATCAAATGAGGATTAATGCCAACTCTGATACAGTCAATTGGATTCGAAATCTTATCGATAACCAAGTCGTGACTAATATTCCTAGGGATGATAAGTACGAACTTAAGGTGTTTGATAATCCAGAGAACATGTATGAAGCCATCAAGGAAAAATCTAAAGATGTCGAAAATGGTATCTCCAGGATGTTGGCAACTTTTGATTGGCCATATGTAGACGCCAAGAAACCAGATGATAGTCAATATTGGAACGTGACTATTGGAGATTTTTCAATGCCATGGAACTTGCAGTTGCCAAGGATACGAGATCGTAAAATCAACTACAAGAATTTATCGTGGGCTGAACAGCAACAAACAATAGATGAAGTAGGGTCAACTTTTACTATTCAGGGATTTGATTTGAATTACGCTGCTGTAATCATTGGACCATCCGTGAAATATCGAAATGGCAAAGTTGTTTTTGATAGAACGGCTAGTCAAAACAAGAAAGCCATTCAAAAAAGGACCTACAAAGGCGAGAAAATCGATGCCTCAGAGGACCTTTTAAAAAATGAGTTAAATGTCTTAATCACCAGAGGTGTCAATGGATTATACGTTTATGCGGTTGATGAACAATTGCAAGACGCCTTACTAAAAGCACAAAAAGGGGATATAAACTAA
- a CDS encoding nucleotide pyrophosphohydrolase: MTEKTTMQKINKFRDDRDWRKFHNEKDLAISISLEASELLELFQWKKSDEVVAKKKERLEEELADVLVYSYMMADNLGVDVDEIIDSKLKKDIAKYPVEKSKGNNKKYNEF; the protein is encoded by the coding sequence ATGACTGAAAAAACTACCATGCAAAAGATCAACAAATTCAGAGATGATCGAGATTGGCGAAAATTTCATAACGAAAAGGATCTAGCTATTTCAATCTCACTCGAAGCATCAGAGTTACTAGAGTTATTCCAATGGAAAAAATCTGATGAAGTAGTAGCCAAGAAAAAAGAAAGACTGGAAGAAGAATTAGCAGATGTCTTAGTATACAGTTACATGATGGCAGATAACCTCGGAGTTGATGTAGATGAAATTATCGATAGCAAACTTAAGAAGGATATCGCTAAGTATCCGGTGGAGAAGAGTAAGGGGAATAATAAGAAATATAACGAATTTTAA